A single genomic interval of Drosophila virilis strain 15010-1051.87 chromosome 2, Dvir_AGI_RSII-ME, whole genome shotgun sequence harbors:
- the Meltrin gene encoding disintegrin and metalloproteinase domain-containing protein 9: MPRLLSHSHSHLQLQRLLLLSLPSLLPLLLLNICLQHIAVVTADNLESKAHIGDYFPALNEFSTHTVIRPQVQHGRTKRSLQSTLDASDGLHAPHFTLSYTHQGQRIQIELQRNDRLLPDAHFLRYQNASNQEDGATGYVVRNFTKTDVDLCHYQGHIHGKPDSTVALSTCDGGLNGVVFDGQHTYFIHPHSDGSGRLQDDHYLLRHADMLQQNATCGYDSRTDNHNEPEQDLAENEEEQEQELEPPALPQRLDGGEFHRMLIRKRRQADESQLIRGPYNANKYSSYVELVIVVDNKVYKHFGENNKRVHQHCKNLANIVNALYVPLNIFVALVGVVIWNESNEIEFSSDGDVTLRNFLNYRSTKLVVDHPNDNAQLLTKETFAGGVVGKALKGPICTYEYSGGVSMQHSQVLAVVATTMAHEMGHNFGMEHDSNDCHCPDEKCVMAASSTAVVPVHWSSCSIDQLTIAFSRGMNYCLRNKPTRLFDSPQCGNGFVEPGEQCDCGLPAHCENSCCNAHTCMLHSNASCATGECCDLKTCRPKLAGSACRPEENECDLPEYCTGESEYCPTDVFRRDTEPCDNNQAYCFLGTCRSHANQCRILWGPTGENSVHCYGKNVEGTRLGNCGYNRLNKTFVKCTPQHANCGMLHCIHLNERLEFGMESAAVLSHSYVSHGHGLVPCRTALVDLGLQTIDPGLTPNGAKCGDQSMCVNQQCLAVERVRQMGMGSPCPENCNDNGICNSRGHCHCDVGFGGEACSKPGHGGSVDSGPATDPSSALSFQRFLGILFFLVLPLLFLFWVFYRFVFRNNKLFAGGKLAENILKTASNQKQPTTRSNQNGTGPPAGGANGLPKSTPSSTDDMNSALLKSPSDSSDAAPAGNTPGMFGKFKGFTLRPLNNASSPASNYSGPNVAFVQPTVQQESNGVPQRAAPPPPAVKLEEQDATKSRSTLPRAAPALPPPNPGSTARPIISKPKLDSSTLTMVPLKGGDGDLSPIRAAPTPPAPPVPLHADPKLNIKRDGTIRRFASFLKKEEKPPLKEKTYIDRERLRTLEISAPMPVPLPLQAESSNSDSETTPREEETKNLVKRTQSMRSPTKKTQMQTFGSMRSPPGAARPKSSVNTSGAAGSRPKSPPPRPPPVVKKTNSTTSSGYQMPVATAKTNVENAYDDCECVESPMRASSDAIYSVIEEIPPAAQTLKRSDLVASLASNVSGGDMGLLGEIVNEFEKLNGGDSIYSGKVNTQPADAPVDEQPETPRSSQRPAPPKPAGSNRNSSSASAEDKPAVTPTYLRAPPINAPVARVAPTRSDISPSRAFSSFKPAPVPANASNGSSSNTSSSSSSSKASAAPAVHQPRGSGSTARPKSFTKATKALPNGVAAAPSATIQKPKPLSAKPSFSGAGGLGKRVPGGGKTATAAAAPTPPTVKASANIASLTQRFEQRK, encoded by the exons CACACATTGGTGACTATTTTCCTGCCCTTAATGAGTTTTCAACTCACACTGTGATACGCCCCCAAGTGCAACATGGACGCACTAAGCGCAGCCTTCAGAGCACTCTGGATGCCTCG GATGGTCTGCACGCGCCTCACTTTACACTGAGCTACACGCATCAAGGACAACGCATCCAAATCGAACTGCAGCGCAACGATCGCCTACTGCCCGACGCCCACTTCCTGCGCTATCAGAATGCCAGCAACCAGGAGGATGGCGCCACTGGCTACGTGGTGCGCAATTTTACCAAGACTGACGTTGATTTATGTCACTATCAG GGACACATACACGGCAAGCCGGACTCGACTGTGGCGCTTTCCACCTGCGATGGCGGACTCAATGGCGTTGTCTTTGATGGCCAGCACACGTACTTTATACACCCGCACAGCGATGGCAGCGGACGGCTGCAGGATGACCACTATCTGCTCAG GCACGCAGACATGCTGCAACAGAATGCCACCTGTGGCTACGACAGCCGCACAGACAACCACAATGAGCCAGAGCAGGATCTGGCGGAGAATGaagaggagcaggagcaggagcttGAGCCACCCGCTTTGCCACAACGATTGGATGGTGGAGAATTCCATCGCATGCTGATACGCAAGCGACGCCAGGCAGATGAAAGTCAGCTAATACGTGGTCCATACAATGCCAATAAATATTCCAGCTATGTGGAGCTGGTCATTGTGGTGGACAACAAAGTGTACAAGCATTTTGGGGAGAACAACAAGCGAGTGCATCAGCATTGTAAGAATCTGGCCAACATTGTGAATGCC CTCTATGTGCCACTGAACATCTTTGTGGCGCTTGTGGGCGTCGTCATTTGGAATGAATCGAACGAGATTGAGTTCTCCAGCGACGGAGATGTCACGCTGCGCAATTTCCTCAACTATCGCAGCACGAAACTGGTTGTGGACCATCCCAACGACAATGCCCAGTTGCTGACCAAGGAGACCTTCGCTGGTGGCGTTGTGGGCAAGGCGCTTAAGGGGCCCATTTGCACGTATGAGTACTCCGGTGGCGTCAGCATGCAGCACAGTCAGGTGCTGGCCGTGGTGGCCACAACAATGGCGCATGAGATGGGTCACAATTTCGGCATGGAACATGACTCCAACGATTGCCACTGTCCGGACGAGAAGTGTGTGATGGCTGCCTCCAGCACGGCTGTGGTGCCGGTGcactggagcagctgcagcatcgaTCAGCTGACCATTGCGTTCTCGCGCGGCATGAACTACTGTCTGCGCAACAAGCCGACGCGTCTCTTCGACTCGCCACAGTGCGGCAACGGCTTTGTGGAGCCCGGCGAGCAATGCGACTGCGGCTTGCCCGCCCACTGCGAGAACAGCTGTTGCAATGCGCACACCTGCATGCTGCACAGCAACGCTTCGTGCGCCACCGGCGAATGCTGTGACCTGAAGACATGCCGACCCAAGCTGGCAGGCAGTGCCTGCCGTCCGGAGGAGAACGAGTGCGACTTGCCCGAGTACTGTACCGGCGAGTCAGAGTATTGTCCGACGGATGTGTTTAGGCGTGACACGGAGCCATGCGATAATAATCAAGCTTACTGTTTCCTGGGCACCTGCCGCTCCCATGCTAACCAGTGCCGCATCCTGTGGGGACCCACGGGCGAGAACTCTGTACACTGCTACGGCAAGAATGTGGAGGGCACCCGCCTGGGCAACTGTGGCTACAATCGGCTGAACAAGACATTCGTGAAGTGCACGCCGCAGCACGCGAACTGCGGCATGTTGCACTGCATCCATCTGAACGAGCGATTGGAGTTTGGCATGGAATCGGCAGCGGTGCTATCCCATTCCTATGTCAGTCACGGTCATGGTCTTGTCCCTTGCCGCACGGCTCTGGTCGATCTTGGCCTGCAAACCATCGATCCAGGTTTGACGCCGAATGGCGCCAAGTGCGGTGACCAGAGCATGTGCGTCAATCAGCAGTGCCTGGCCGTGGAACGTGTGCGACAGATGGGCATGGGCTCGCCCTGTCCCGAAAACTGCAACGATAATGGCATCTGCAATAGTCGAGGACATTGCCATTGCGATGTGGGCTTCGGGGGAGAGGCATGCAGCAAGCCCGGTCATGGTGGTTCTGTGGACAGCGGACCAGCCACAGATCCGAGCA GCGCACTTAGCTTCCAGCGTTTCCTGGGCATTCTATTCTTCTTggtgttgccgctgttgttccTCTTCTGGGTGTTCTATCGCTTTGTGTTCCGGAACAATAAACTCTTCGCCGGGGGAAAACTTGCTGagaatat ctTGAAAACCGCCAGCAATCAGAAGCAGCCCACAACGCGCTCCAATCAGAATGGCACAGGTCCGCCTGCAGGCGGTGCCAATGGATTGCCAAAGTCCACGCCCAGCAGCACGGATGACATGAACTCGGCGCTGCTGAAGTCGCCCAGCGATTCGAGCGATGCCGCGCCAGCCGGCAATACTCCAGGCATGTTTGGCAAGTTTAAGGGTTTCACATTGCGTCCGCTGAACAATGCCAGCTCGCCGGCGAGCAATTACAGCGGACCCAATGTGGCCTTTGTGCAGCCCACGGTGCAGCAGGAGAGCAACGGGGTGCCACAGCGCGCTGCACCGCCTCCGCCAGCGGTCAAGCTAGAGGAACAGGATGCTACAAAGAGCAGAAGTACTTTGCCAAGAGCCGCACCCGCGCTGCCACCACCCAATCCCGGCTCCACGGCGCGTCCCATCATATCCAAACCGAAACTGGATTCCAGCACACTGACTATGGTGCCACTGAAGGGCGGAGATGGAGATCTTTCACCCATACGTGCGGCGCCCACACCGCCAGCGCCGCCCGTGCCGCTGCACGCAGATCCCAAGCTGAACATTAAACGGGACGGCACCATACGCCGCTTCGCCTCGTTTCTGAAGAAGGAGGAGAAGCCGCCGCTCAAGGAGAAGACGTACATTGATCGTGAGCGACTGCGGACTCTAGAGATATCCGCACCGATGCCtgtgccgttgccgctgcagGCAGAGTCCTCCAATTCGGACTCGGAGACGACACCACGCGAGGAGGAGACCAAGAATTTAGTGAAGCGCACGCAGTCCATGCGATCGCCAACCAAAAAAACGCAAATGCAGACCTTCGGCTCGATGCGTTCGCCGCCTGGCGCAGCACGTCCCAAGAGCTCAGTGAATACCAGTGGCGCCGCCGGTTCGCGACCCAAATCGCCACCGCCGCGTCCGCCGCCGGTGGTCAAGAAAACCAATTCAACAACTTCATCGGGCTATCAGATGCCGGTGGCCACGGCTAAAACGAATGTCGAGAATGCCTACGACGACTGCGAGTGCGTGGAGTCGCCAATGCGCGCCTCCAGCGATGCCATCTACTCGGTAATTGAGGAGATACCGCCGGCAGCGCAGACCTTAAAACGCAGCGATCTGGTGGCCAGCCTGGCCAGCAATGTCAGTGGCGGCGACATGGGTTTGCTGGGCGAGATTGTCAACGAGTTTGAGAAACTCAATGGCGGCGATTCCATCTACTCGGGCAAAGTCAACACACAGCCGGCAGATGCACCAGTGGACGAGCAGCCTGAAACGCCGCGTAGTTCACAGCGTCCAGCACCACCAAAGCCCGCgggcagcaacagaaacagcagctCTGCCAGTGCAGAGGATAAGCCAGCAGTGACGCCCACATATCTGCGTGCACCGCCCATAAATGCGCCAGTGGCGCGCGTGGCGCCAACACGCTCAGACATCTCGCCATCGCGGGCCTTTTCCAGCTTCAAGCCAGCGCCAGTTCCGGCGAATGCATCCAACGGctccagcagcaacaccagcagcagcagcagcagcagcaaagcatCTGCAGCTCCCGCGGTTCATCAGCCgcgcggcagcggcagcacagCGCGACCCAAGTCCTTTACAAAGGCAACCAAAGCACTGCCCAATGGTGTGGCAGCCGCACCCTCGGCCACCATACAGAAGCCCAAGCCGCTCTCGGCGAAGCCATCGTTTAGCGGCGCCGGCGGACTGGGAAAGCGTGTGCCGGGCGGCGGGAaaacagcaacggcagcagccgcGCCGACGCCACCCACGGTGAAGGCGTCAGCTAATATTGCGTCGCTGACGCAGCGTTTCGAGCAGCGCAAGTAG
- the Rad17 gene encoding cell cycle checkpoint protein RAD17 — MLFHTSNNRNAVISITVYKMSAKRKPWVKSAFSELNMTPKASPTAASVKRTRSASAAAAGKSRSQNTTPTTDAVVDLTVKENEKDGLTPTVSDNWMEGFAPTTSDDLAVHPKKVCDVRNWLQHCEAMRKKHPAQICLLTGPAGCGKTATLRVLAQEFGYELQEWINPTDCEEINALGDQPNEGSYMGSQLVAFKSFLLRASRYKSLLTAQNKRLLLVEDFPNVLLKDATATFEDLLDEYVNYGKSPLVFIVADSKSRALNISYKLFTDQLKAKLRIEHISFNSIAATIMQKSMKRFATMMQQQQHKALYKVPTQTVLDSIVVCAQGDIRNALINLHFGSLKGAPSMATKQLNVTATSKGRKRKATNTLKSIGRDESITMMHALGRVFNPKYNEDNDKCLLHSPEEIAEAFCIEPRNFINFVHANYLPHFHDVANVNAAVNDIGLADMLLHEYRDDSLSLVGLTIAVRGCMVANVAPVSGWMPVRGPKRLTIEPQLTPAEQKLLGVGYAGISKRLYASEYSSFVKTIVKQTN, encoded by the exons ATGTTATTTCATACTTCAAATAATCGAAATGCGGTGATATCGATAACAGTCTATAAAATGAGCGCAAAAAGg AAACCATGGGTGAAGTCTGCCTTCAGCGAGTTAAATATGACACCAAAAGCCAGCCCCACTGCGGCGTCCGTAAAACGCACAAGAAGCGCCAGTGCCGCAGCAGCTGGAAAATCGCGAAGCCAAAATACAACGCCTACAACGGATGCCGTGGTGGATTTAACTGTCAAAGAGAACGAAAAGGATGGGCTGACGCCGACAGTCAGTGACAATTGGATGGAGGGTTTTGCGCCTACTACAAGTGACGACCTGGCTGTGCACCCCAAGAAAGTCTGCGACGTGCGCAACTGGTTGCAGCACTGCGAGGCCATGCGCAAAAAGCATCCAGCACAAATTTGTCTGCTAACTGGACCAGCCGGTTGTGGTAAAACGGCAACGCTTCGTGTACTCGCTCAAGAATTCGGCTACGAGCTGCAGGAGTGGATCAATCCCACTGACTGTGAGGAAATAAATGCGCTGGGCGATCAACCCAATGAGGGTTCCTATATGGGCTCCCAGCTGGTGGCCTTCAAGAGCTTTCTGTTGCGCGCCTCGCGCTACAAGTCCTTGCTGACAGCACAGAACAAACGTCTGCTACTAGTTGAAGACTTTCCAAATGTACTGCTAAAGGATGCAACAGCTACCTTTGAAGATTTGCTTGA TGAGTACGTCAACTATGGCAAGTCCCCGCTGGTCTTCATTGTAGCTGACAGCAAGTCACGCGCCCTCAACATTAGTTACAAGCTGTTCACGGATCAACTGAAAGCCAAGCTGCGCATTGAACACATTAGCTTTAATTCCATAGCGGCGACTATTATGCAAAAGTCAATGAAACGCTTCGCCACAatgatgcagcagcagcagcacaaggCCCTGTACAAGGTGCCAACACAGACTGTGTTGGACTCGATTGTGGTGTGCGCCCAGGGCGACATACGCAATGCGCTAATAAATCTACACTTTGGCTCGCTTAAGGGTGCGCCCAGCATGGCCACCAAGCAGCTGAATGTGACCGCAACAAGCAAAGGTCGCAAACGGAAAGCAACGAACACTTTAAAGTCCATTGGACGGGATGAGTCCATAACCATGATGCATGCACTCGGTCGCGTCTTTAATCCCAAAT ATAATGAGGATAATGACAAGTGTCTGCTACATAGTCCCGAGGAAATAGCTGAGGCCTTCTGCATTGAGCCGAGGAACTTTATTAACTTCGTACATGCCAACTACCTGCCGCATTTTCATGACGTCGCCAATGTCAATGCTGCTGTCAACGACATTGGACTGGCTGACATGCTGCTCCACGAATACCGGGACGATTCTCTGTCCTTGGTGGGCCTCACCATTGCCGTGCGTGGCTGTATGGTGGCCAATGTGGCGCCTGTCTCTGGCTGGATGCCTGTACGCGGACCCAAGCGTTTAACGATTGAACCACAGTTGACGCCAGCGGAACAAAAGCTGCTGGGCGTAGGATATGCTGGGATTTCCAAACGCCTCTACGCCAGTGAGTACAGCTCCTTTGTCAAAACCATagtcaaacaaacaaactag
- the Hexim gene encoding protein HEXIM1: MAEAAKTESAQSGASQRRKHRRGKKSKMLPKKTKNQYPPWKMDLVTTSTGNGATSSGSSSARTKLVRSRSLLVPYNTNRFLMEEHMSELPKDDFDDNCFGSQTEDQELFLSKEFSNVYERARVERLETMNKQELIQECLQIEDRYSKDQGRQRQQSLNAQNISKEFGAKIRALEEKIRELTRENQILRLNIIRSCSPTITAAAAAAASPPSAAAPTASAVCELQARQHPLQPTPMDSSSEDSESDSSSSTSTTTSSSSSSSEGHEMGVAGLNIANGHAERSVQRHSRSRSGSPALQIDAQLNGHANEEERLLLLDASRMEEDDNSSEDAKNNDAVAGEPE; encoded by the exons ATGGCAGAAGCTGCAAAAACAG AAAGTGCCCAGTCCGGTGCATCCCAAAGGCGCAAGCATCGACGcggcaaaaaatcaaaaatgttgccCAAAAAGACGAAAAATCAGTATCCGCCATGGAAAATGGATCTGGTTACAACCTCAACCGGGAATGGCGCAActagcagtggcagcagcagtgcGCGCACCAAGTTGGTGCGTTCTCGTTCGCTGCTTGTGCCCTACAATACCAACCGCTTTTTGATGGAGGAGCATATGTCTGAGTTACCCAAAGACGACTTCGATGACAATTGCTTTGGCTCTCAGACCGAGGATCAGGAATTGTTTCTCTCGAAGGAGTTCTCAAATGTATACGAGCGTGCGCGTGTTGAGCGCTTGGAAACGATGAACAAACAGGAGCTCATCCAGGAATGTCTACAAATCGAGGATCGATACTCGAAGGACCAAGGCAGACAGCGTCAGCAGAGCTTGAATGCGCAGAATATCTCTAAGGAGTTCGGCGCCAAAATACGCGCACTCGAGGAAAAGATACGGGAATTAACGCGCGAGAATCAAA TACTCAGATTGAACATTATACGCTCGTGCTCGCCAACCATAaccgcagcagccgccgcggCGGCATCACCCCCCTCAGCTGCCGCACCCACAGCCAGTGCAGTTTGCGAGTTGCAGGCTCGTCAACACCCCCTACAACCCACGCCAATGGACTCTTCCAGCGAGGATAGTGAAAGTGATAGCAGTAGCTCAACATCTACCACCACGTCCAGCTCATCATCGAGCAGCGAAGGCCATGagatgggcgtggcaggcttAAATATTGCCAATGGTCATGCGGAGCGCAGCGTGCAGCGACATAGTCGCAGCCGTTCGGGCTCACCCGCACTGCAGATTGATGCTCAGTTGAACGGGCATGCCAATGAGGAGGAGCGTTTGCTACTCCTGGACGCCAGCCGCATGGAAGAGGATGACAACTCCAGTGAGGATGCCAAAAATAACGATGCAGTCGCTGGAGAACCCGAATAA
- the LOC6630402 gene encoding serine protease easter gives MGIHLVRGMLAAILVAGVVFCSLTLSVAAQGQGDCAALTPDGRVPGRCIPIRQCEVFMRILSATTTVSESDRNLLRDNQCNLQPNGNVNVCCPLDNDRIVGSGQSRREGLTLRHPLLPRECGAVAWQRSNDTETKINEYPWLALIEYTKPNQEKLHACGGVLISERYVLTAAHCVAGPAISNRGWRVRAVRLGEWDTMTNPDCQVTHSPEKTNCAPPYQDLSAEEIIVHPLYNKDVTSQTNDIAMIRLGDRVQISEYVQPICLPNKQLRADELEELVVEVAGWQATSSSRMQKSEAIITSIEDCQKQYAAQNVHIMASQLCGAANANECRGNSGGPLMLFKNNAYLLGGILSFGPVPCPSPGWPDIYTRVASYIDWIHDNLKA, from the exons ATGGGAATTCATTTAGTTCGAGGCATGTTAGCTGCGATTCTAGTCGCTGGCGTTGTTTTTTGCTCACTGACATTGAGCGTCGCTG CCCAGGGGCAAGGCGATTGTGCGGCGTTAACACCGGATGGACGGGTTCCGGGCCGATGTATACCCATTCGCCAGTGCGAAGTCTTTATGAGGATACTCTCTGCGACAACAACTGTGTCCGAGTCCGATAGAAATCTGCTGCGTGATAATCAATGCAATCTGCAGCCAAATGGCAACGTAAAC GTGTGCTGCCCTTTGGATAACGATAGGATTGTTGGCTCAGGCCAATCGAGGAGAGAGGGCTTAACCCTGAGGCATCCACTACTGCCCAGGGAATGTGGAGCTGTCGCATGGCAGCGCTCCAATGACAcggaaacaaaaattaatgagTATCCATGGCTGGCGCTTATTGAATATACGAAAC CAAACCAAGAGAAACTTCATGCTTGCGGCGGCGTTCTGATCAGCGAGCGCTATGTTTTAACGGCAGCCCATTGCGTCGCTGGACCAGCGATAAGCAACAGGGGCTGGAGAGTTCGTGCCGTACGGCTGGGGGAATGGGACACAATGACAAATCCGGACTGCCAGGTTACGCATTCGCCGGAGAAAACGAATTGTGCACCGCCCTATCAGGATCTGTCCGCTGAGGAAATCATTGTTCATCCACTCTATAACAAGGACGTCACTAGTCAAACGAATGACATTGCAATGATACGCTTGGGGGATCGGGTACAGATTAGCGAGTATGTGCAGCCCATTTGCCTGCCCAACAAGCAATTGCGCGCCGACGAACTGGAGGAGTTAGTGGTGGAAGTGGCCGGTTGGCAAGCCACCTCCAGTTCGCGCATGCAGAAAAGTGAAGCTATCATCACATCCATCGAAGATTGTCAGAAACAATATGCTGCTCAAAATGTACACATTATGGCTTCCCAATTGTGCGGTGCCGCCAATGCCAATGAGTGCCGCGGCAATTCCGGCGGACCGCTGATGTTGTTCAAGAATAATGCATATCTTCTTGGTGGCATATTGTCATTTGGCCCTGTACCGTGTCCAAGTCCTGGCTGGCCAGATATTTATACACGTGTAGCCTCTTACATTGATTGGATACATGACAATCTGAAGGCCTAA